A genomic window from Leptospira broomii serovar Hurstbridge str. 5399 includes:
- a CDS encoding tetratricopeptide repeat protein — translation MAEPSSPEYSPQDLEQIRSILDPLSRNPETSEDLNPMLSVFRDKMGFTMPISIGDEEPEGEDQEQSDTEFGEDEESAEPTPSTGRPKPISFSDEDDIDLDELLNQPPAAAGKTSEEEDPFARMGEGEPIASDDFSTPPPEDPFAEEFPSEEPASTPANDFGAEEEDPFAGMDSSQELESPFDSPPSEEFTPADSDPFADMGGASPEEPVADPFGSSGEEDPFADMGGGTTSTEDPFADFDASSMENAPGDEFGLGEGDPFGASPSTESDFGDLGFESGTEEGGPFASEPGPSDSDPFSDFAPVSGAGGQDPFSDLSGATSLPEADPFADFSSEPVSEMDLGSTPEGADFTSFSPDLDAESDSDGDLGAPSFEDDLRSLGGEDKEDLDRSLSDEELAIIQKEILRYPPLLRRSVIESIVQDKLSKKAQRDLLELIKVESTPEDVAAFLSAALGTTINLTDRSGAYSADGVPIISSDPIYTKEGLLERRKRVRRTVYTIAAGLLLAFGSYFTYFGIIRPRQAAQHYENGLEQIREMGAKKILGQLGDDERKKYLISIESNFDKGAEILPNDLKYLNLYGVEYSRAGEYELSFGKLFGRIEPDLGFSGTTDSWNRRENAPLVKLAPGESWNDKKLKSHLGINQGAEGIRFLLDQEKNPRKVVAAGAFLVMRLKERIHENDTYRNLGWFHSQVMPDFAEPDGKRGKFKNDSLSIDYYRRVFTDGESPYDEKATAGIAKIYYNRREFGKAASFYNRIVEANPKSIPGQAGLVSTYIEMWKESGDPQFVLNHHRLLRNNLDMESDLPFYILTKLASFYTALDPEELRIKYNINPVDQVSGIEIEESALRMLDTIYRKSQEDERTKVEIDGKNYAEGYYQRGIYYLALKENVQARRFFEKAASLDEKHWLAVLELAEHSIRVGNFEEAGDLLREAENRYNRNVRWFGTKDEDETLFEGNPTRIYFDQGKIRYLLSAGLTGKESIKEFPGRKIYPFRARFEEEGKSLSVLKEEEERKNRRNELKASLAEFAKVNSDEPKYDLIRKWRRELPNSILREMKFFQGWVEYMDADFDKALADWTGFEDKDEYYNPTLLMGKGNALFYTRQTKTALGYYLRVKDDMEEKIPAMGVPKADDPYHQEVYQTLTAAYNNIGACYEILAKKATGQQSESYTAEALQNYWKAIETARKIGESSEISLSNKDLLFKREALKQDPILEDWVSPTLESIRDLVRK, via the coding sequence ATGGCTGAGCCCTCATCTCCAGAATACTCCCCCCAGGACTTGGAGCAAATACGCTCTATACTGGACCCACTGAGTCGAAACCCCGAAACATCGGAAGATCTGAACCCGATGCTTTCCGTATTTCGGGACAAGATGGGTTTTACTATGCCCATTTCCATCGGCGACGAAGAACCGGAAGGAGAAGACCAAGAACAGTCCGACACCGAATTCGGTGAAGATGAAGAAAGCGCCGAGCCGACTCCGTCTACCGGAAGACCTAAGCCGATTTCTTTTTCCGACGAAGACGATATCGACTTAGATGAACTATTAAATCAGCCCCCGGCCGCCGCGGGAAAAACTTCCGAAGAGGAGGATCCGTTTGCTCGGATGGGGGAAGGAGAACCGATCGCATCGGACGATTTCTCCACTCCTCCTCCCGAAGATCCGTTTGCCGAAGAATTTCCGAGTGAAGAGCCAGCATCGACTCCGGCGAATGATTTCGGAGCGGAAGAAGAGGATCCGTTTGCCGGGATGGATTCAAGCCAAGAGTTGGAATCTCCCTTTGATTCTCCCCCTAGTGAAGAATTTACCCCGGCAGATTCGGACCCGTTTGCGGATATGGGTGGAGCTAGTCCGGAAGAACCGGTCGCTGATCCGTTTGGAAGTTCAGGTGAAGAGGATCCGTTTGCCGATATGGGCGGTGGAACTACGAGTACTGAAGATCCCTTCGCCGACTTTGACGCTAGTTCAATGGAAAATGCACCCGGCGATGAATTCGGTCTGGGCGAGGGTGATCCTTTCGGAGCCTCCCCTTCCACTGAAAGTGATTTCGGAGATTTAGGATTCGAATCCGGAACGGAAGAAGGCGGACCTTTTGCATCGGAACCAGGACCTTCCGATTCTGATCCGTTCTCTGACTTTGCACCGGTATCCGGAGCAGGTGGCCAAGACCCATTCTCGGATCTTTCCGGAGCGACCTCTCTTCCAGAAGCGGATCCATTTGCGGATTTTTCCTCGGAACCGGTATCGGAAATGGATCTGGGTTCGACTCCTGAAGGAGCGGATTTTACCAGTTTCTCACCTGATTTGGATGCGGAATCCGACTCGGACGGCGATTTAGGCGCCCCTTCTTTCGAAGACGATCTCCGTTCCCTAGGCGGTGAAGATAAGGAAGATCTGGATCGCTCCTTAAGCGATGAAGAACTCGCAATCATTCAAAAAGAAATTCTAAGGTATCCGCCTCTCTTACGAAGGTCCGTAATAGAATCGATCGTACAAGATAAGCTCTCAAAGAAAGCTCAACGAGATCTTTTAGAACTTATTAAGGTCGAAAGCACGCCTGAAGACGTCGCCGCTTTCTTATCCGCCGCATTAGGAACAACCATCAATTTAACGGATCGTTCCGGCGCTTATTCGGCGGACGGAGTTCCTATCATCTCCTCCGATCCGATTTATACGAAAGAAGGATTGTTAGAAAGGCGAAAACGAGTCCGCAGAACCGTTTATACGATCGCGGCCGGACTCCTTTTGGCATTTGGATCCTATTTCACATATTTCGGAATTATTCGCCCAAGACAAGCTGCTCAACATTACGAAAACGGATTGGAACAAATTCGCGAGATGGGTGCTAAAAAAATCCTAGGTCAACTCGGCGACGACGAAAGGAAGAAGTATTTAATTTCCATCGAAAGTAACTTTGACAAAGGCGCAGAAATTCTTCCTAACGATTTAAAATACTTAAATTTGTATGGAGTCGAGTACAGTCGCGCGGGGGAATACGAACTTTCTTTCGGAAAATTATTCGGAAGAATCGAACCCGATCTCGGATTCAGTGGAACCACGGATTCATGGAATCGGAGAGAAAACGCTCCACTCGTTAAATTAGCCCCCGGCGAATCCTGGAACGATAAGAAGTTAAAGAGTCATCTAGGCATAAATCAAGGAGCCGAAGGAATTCGATTCCTATTAGACCAGGAAAAAAATCCTAGAAAAGTAGTGGCTGCCGGCGCATTTTTGGTGATGCGACTCAAGGAAAGAATTCATGAAAACGATACATATAGGAATTTAGGCTGGTTCCATTCCCAAGTCATGCCCGACTTTGCCGAGCCGGATGGAAAACGCGGAAAATTCAAAAACGACTCTCTCTCGATCGATTATTATCGCAGAGTCTTTACCGACGGCGAGAGTCCTTACGACGAGAAAGCGACCGCAGGAATCGCGAAAATCTATTATAATCGAAGAGAATTCGGAAAGGCCGCTTCCTTCTATAATAGAATCGTAGAAGCCAATCCGAAAAGCATTCCAGGTCAGGCAGGTTTAGTTTCCACCTATATAGAAATGTGGAAGGAAAGCGGAGATCCTCAATTCGTGCTAAACCACCACAGACTTTTGAGGAATAATTTGGATATGGAGTCGGATCTCCCCTTTTACATCCTCACGAAATTAGCCTCCTTTTACACCGCGTTGGATCCCGAAGAATTACGAATCAAATATAATATCAATCCCGTCGATCAGGTTTCAGGAATCGAAATCGAAGAAAGCGCTCTCAGAATGTTGGATACGATCTATCGTAAATCCCAGGAAGATGAACGGACTAAAGTGGAAATCGACGGCAAAAATTATGCGGAAGGCTATTACCAACGCGGCATTTATTATTTAGCATTAAAAGAAAACGTGCAAGCTCGCCGGTTTTTTGAAAAAGCGGCGAGTCTGGACGAAAAACATTGGCTCGCCGTTCTGGAACTAGCGGAGCATTCCATTCGCGTCGGCAACTTCGAAGAAGCCGGAGACCTTTTGCGAGAAGCGGAAAATCGATATAATAGAAACGTCCGTTGGTTTGGAACGAAAGACGAGGACGAAACTCTGTTTGAAGGAAATCCCACTCGGATTTATTTCGATCAAGGAAAAATTCGATATCTGCTTTCCGCAGGACTAACCGGCAAGGAATCCATCAAGGAATTCCCGGGGCGAAAGATCTATCCGTTCCGTGCTAGATTTGAAGAAGAAGGAAAGAGTCTTTCGGTTCTAAAAGAGGAAGAGGAAAGAAAGAATCGTCGAAACGAATTAAAAGCCTCTTTGGCGGAATTCGCAAAAGTCAATTCCGACGAACCAAAATACGATCTGATCCGCAAATGGAGAAGAGAACTTCCTAATTCCATACTACGCGAAATGAAATTCTTTCAAGGCTGGGTGGAATACATGGACGCCGACTTCGATAAGGCATTGGCGGATTGGACCGGATTCGAAGATAAGGATGAATATTATAATCCCACCCTACTAATGGGCAAAGGGAATGCTCTCTTTTATACCAGACAGACCAAGACGGCTCTAGGTTATTATTTAAGAGTCAAAGACGACATGGAAGAAAAAATTCCCGCAATGGGAGTCCCGAAAGCGGACGATCCGTATCATCAGGAAGTTTACCAGACGCTTACTGCCGCTTATAATAATATAGGCGCTTGCTATGAGATTCTGGCTAAGAAAGCGACAGGACAACAATCCGAATCGTATACTGCGGAAGCCCTACAAAATTATTGGAAAGCGATCGAAACCGCGCGAAAAATCGGAGAATCCAGCGAGATATCCCTCTCGAATAAGGATCTCTTGTTTAAGCGGGAAGCATTGAAGCAGGATCCGATCTTGGAAGATTGGGTCTCCCCGACTCTAGAATCGATTCGTGATTTAGTTCGGAAATAG
- a CDS encoding thiamine phosphate synthase, translating into MTRPRVGLWKAPGLYPILDLEYCSKFRKNPFELVSLWSNYRDYIPFFQLRAKKETIEQITILYRSLSEKFPDFPMILNDYWKLALDLGSFGLHIGKEDYEDLDQEARERIQASDLFLGTSSHNVEELNNIEIGAWDYTGFGPIFDTSSKEKTHPVLGTVELSEALRVSSVPVTPIGGIVSETLPRVLSEGNFLVAMISGAAEKEDVLKSLRLLKESGNV; encoded by the coding sequence ATGACTCGTCCTCGCGTCGGACTTTGGAAGGCGCCAGGATTGTATCCTATTCTGGATTTGGAATATTGCTCCAAATTCCGAAAAAATCCTTTCGAGTTAGTTTCACTATGGTCGAACTACCGAGACTATATTCCTTTTTTTCAATTAAGGGCAAAGAAAGAAACCATTGAACAAATTACGATTTTATACCGAAGTCTGAGTGAAAAATTTCCGGATTTTCCGATGATTTTGAACGATTATTGGAAATTAGCTCTCGATCTAGGTTCCTTCGGCTTACATATCGGAAAGGAAGATTACGAGGATTTGGATCAAGAGGCGAGAGAGAGAATTCAAGCTAGCGACCTTTTTTTAGGAACTTCATCCCACAACGTAGAGGAGCTGAACAATATTGAAATCGGAGCCTGGGACTACACCGGCTTCGGTCCGATTTTCGATACCTCTTCCAAAGAAAAAACCCATCCGGTTCTTGGAACTGTCGAACTTTCCGAGGCCTTGAGAGTGAGTTCCGTTCCAGTGACCCCTATCGGAGGGATCGTATCCGAAACGTTGCCCAGGGTCTTATCGGAGGGAAACTTCCTAGTCGCTATGATCTCTGGAGCGGCGGAGAAGGAAGATGTTCTAAAATCTTTACGCTTGCTCAAAGAATCCGGAAACGTATAG
- a CDS encoding WecB/TagA/CpsF family glycosyltransferase — translation MKQPGEIRHLSAKDDRDYLLDYQSMDVDNLEKTEILGVPFENASLDESVAKIYHLMEEKDHYHHVLLLDPVKTMAIRKGKKLHRIAQKASLILAEGAGLQWAAKRLGGELKERIPTIALMMDLVRLCELRNYSIFLLGGKEDIIEKVYFNLSRHFPGVRIVGRHAGYMNSQRELLVKESIRKTSPNIIFLAMDFPEQEVWIENNTAFFGHAVVIGVGGAMDILSGKVRKAPNYFKLHGLTWFWRILVRPWRLIRLSRMIGFFVFVWVKSLFRKKK, via the coding sequence ATGAAGCAACCTGGGGAAATCCGTCATCTCTCGGCGAAAGACGACCGAGATTACCTCCTCGATTACCAATCGATGGACGTAGACAATCTGGAAAAGACGGAGATCTTAGGAGTTCCTTTCGAGAACGCCAGCTTAGACGAGTCCGTGGCTAAGATCTATCATCTAATGGAAGAGAAGGATCATTATCATCATGTTCTTCTTTTGGATCCGGTCAAGACTATGGCCATACGAAAAGGAAAGAAGCTGCATCGAATCGCGCAAAAAGCCAGCCTAATTCTTGCGGAAGGCGCCGGATTGCAATGGGCCGCTAAGCGACTTGGCGGCGAGTTGAAGGAAAGAATTCCCACCATCGCATTAATGATGGACCTAGTTCGACTTTGCGAATTGAGAAACTATTCCATCTTTCTTCTAGGCGGAAAAGAAGATATTATAGAAAAAGTATATTTTAATCTTTCCAGACATTTCCCAGGCGTACGCATCGTCGGTCGTCATGCTGGATATATGAATTCCCAACGGGAATTACTCGTTAAGGAATCGATTCGTAAAACTAGTCCTAATATTATATTTCTTGCAATGGATTTTCCTGAACAGGAAGTCTGGATCGAAAATAACACGGCTTTCTTCGGGCACGCGGTAGTGATCGGCGTTGGGGGAGCCATGGATATTTTGTCCGGAAAAGTGCGGAAGGCTCCGAACTATTTTAAATTACACGGACTGACTTGGTTTTGGAGAATACTTGTCCGACCGTGGAGATTGATCCGCCTCAGCCGTATGATCGGCTTTTTCGTTTTCGTTTGGGTTAAATCGCTATTTCGTAAAAAGAAATAG
- the guaB gene encoding IMP dehydrogenase: protein MSNQSYRNSQFLDGLSGEELFSMQIGLTYRDFLVLPGFIDFHPSEVELETRLTKKIRLKRPFVSSPMDTVTESAMAIAQALMGGIGIIHYNNTIDQQVAEVTKVKRFENGFITDPVVLGPKNIIEDLDRIKERQGFTGIPITEDGTRTSKLIGIVTNRDIDFERDRSISLDKVMTTDVITGTSGITLKEANDIIKREKIGKLPITDKDGRLVSLVSRSDLKKNKDFPDSSKDESKRLRCGAAVSTLNESRDRVAALYEAGVDVIFIDSAQGNSIYQIEMLQFIKKNFKNLEVVAGNVVTRGQAENLIQAGADGLRIGMGPGSICITQDTMAVGRAQATAVYQTANHAAKHDVPVIADGGITNIGDIANALAIGASVCMMGFMFAGTNEAPGEYFYENGIRLKKYRGMASIEAMKAGGDKRYFNEGQKVKVAQGVSGSVVDRGSILNFIPYLSQGIRLSFQDMGYKSIQELHKALREGKLRFERRSESAQAQGSVHSLYSYSAPSLRAE from the coding sequence ATGTCAAACCAATCTTACCGCAACTCCCAATTTTTAGACGGCCTCTCCGGCGAAGAACTTTTCAGCATGCAAATCGGGCTGACCTATCGGGACTTTTTAGTTCTACCCGGTTTTATCGATTTTCATCCATCCGAAGTCGAGCTTGAAACTCGGCTCACCAAAAAAATTCGATTAAAAAGACCTTTTGTAAGTTCTCCAATGGATACCGTAACCGAGTCCGCAATGGCAATCGCCCAGGCGTTGATGGGAGGAATCGGAATCATTCATTATAATAATACGATCGACCAGCAGGTGGCCGAAGTAACGAAAGTCAAACGTTTTGAAAACGGATTCATCACCGACCCGGTTGTACTCGGCCCGAAAAATATCATAGAAGATTTGGATCGGATTAAGGAGCGCCAAGGATTTACGGGAATTCCAATTACGGAGGATGGGACAAGAACTTCGAAGTTGATCGGAATCGTCACCAATAGAGATATCGACTTTGAACGAGACAGATCCATCTCACTGGATAAAGTGATGACAACGGACGTCATTACCGGGACGTCGGGGATTACGTTAAAAGAAGCGAACGATATCATTAAAAGAGAAAAGATCGGTAAATTACCGATCACCGACAAGGACGGAAGATTAGTATCCTTGGTAAGTCGTTCGGACCTGAAAAAAAATAAGGATTTTCCGGATTCCTCCAAGGATGAAAGCAAGCGGTTACGTTGCGGAGCTGCCGTTTCTACATTAAACGAGTCTAGAGATAGAGTTGCCGCGCTTTACGAAGCGGGTGTCGACGTGATATTCATAGACTCGGCCCAGGGAAATTCCATCTATCAAATCGAGATGCTTCAATTCATTAAAAAGAATTTTAAAAATTTGGAAGTTGTAGCGGGGAATGTAGTTACTAGAGGTCAGGCCGAAAATTTGATCCAAGCCGGCGCGGACGGTCTTCGTATAGGAATGGGGCCGGGATCGATTTGCATCACGCAGGATACTATGGCAGTCGGGCGAGCGCAAGCAACTGCAGTTTATCAAACCGCAAACCATGCCGCAAAGCACGATGTTCCGGTTATTGCCGACGGCGGAATCACGAATATAGGCGATATTGCGAATGCCCTAGCTATCGGAGCTTCGGTCTGTATGATGGGATTCATGTTTGCCGGAACAAACGAGGCTCCCGGCGAGTATTTTTATGAGAATGGAATCCGTCTCAAGAAGTATAGAGGAATGGCCAGTATTGAAGCGATGAAAGCAGGCGGGGATAAACGGTATTTTAACGAGGGACAAAAAGTTAAAGTAGCCCAAGGGGTCAGCGGGTCCGTCGTAGATCGAGGATCAATTCTGAACTTCATTCCTTATTTGAGCCAAGGAATCCGTCTTTCTTTTCAGGATATGGGTTATAAAAGCATTCAGGAGTTGCACAAAGCTCTGCGTGAAGGAAAACTCAGATTCGAAAGAAGAAGCGAATCCGCCCAGGCCCAAGGTTCCGTCCACAGCTTGTATTCATATAGTGCACCGAGTCTAAGGGCCGAATAA
- the trxB gene encoding thioredoxin-disulfide reductase, which produces MSHKVVIIGSGPAGHTAAIYAARANLRPVMYEGFMAGGIAAGGQLTTTTEVENFPGFPEGIDGTHLTQLFRAQSEKYGTTIHTQNITKVDFSSRPFKLWSDDELIEAESVIIATGATAKRMFIAGEDSYWQKGISACAVCDGALPIYRNKELAVIGGGDSAVEEASHLTKFASKVYLLHRRDSLRASKIMQKRATTHPKIEILWNTAVEAASGNGNQLTALTIKDIPSGKTRELPVGGLFYAIGHKPNTEIFEGQLDLDETGYIKTVPGTTKTNIEGVFAAGDVQDKNYRQAITAAGSGCMAALEAERWLESREE; this is translated from the coding sequence ATGTCTCATAAAGTCGTAATTATCGGTTCCGGTCCTGCCGGGCATACGGCAGCAATTTATGCAGCGAGAGCCAATCTTCGCCCTGTAATGTACGAAGGTTTTATGGCCGGAGGAATTGCTGCCGGAGGTCAATTAACGACTACGACCGAAGTGGAAAACTTTCCCGGGTTTCCGGAAGGAATCGACGGGACTCACTTAACTCAGCTTTTCCGAGCTCAGTCGGAAAAATACGGCACTACGATCCATACTCAAAATATTACGAAGGTGGATTTCTCTTCCAGACCATTCAAGCTCTGGTCAGATGATGAATTGATCGAAGCCGAGTCCGTTATCATCGCAACCGGGGCTACGGCTAAACGGATGTTCATTGCAGGAGAAGATTCCTATTGGCAAAAAGGAATATCCGCTTGCGCGGTTTGTGACGGCGCACTTCCTATTTATAGAAACAAAGAACTAGCCGTAATCGGAGGCGGAGATTCCGCCGTAGAAGAAGCTTCTCATTTAACGAAGTTTGCCTCGAAAGTATATTTGCTGCATAGGCGGGATAGTCTTCGCGCATCTAAAATCATGCAAAAGCGTGCGACAACCCATCCGAAAATCGAAATTCTTTGGAACACTGCCGTGGAAGCAGCATCGGGAAACGGTAACCAATTAACCGCGCTCACAATTAAGGATATTCCCTCCGGCAAGACCAGGGAACTTCCTGTCGGAGGACTCTTTTACGCAATCGGTCATAAACCGAATACGGAAATCTTCGAAGGTCAATTGGATTTAGACGAGACCGGTTATATTAAAACAGTCCCAGGAACTACAAAGACCAATATAGAAGGAGTTTTTGCAGCCGGAGACGTTCAAGATAAAAACTATAGGCAAGCGATTACTGCGGCAGGTTCCGGTTGCATGGCTGCTTTAGAGGCGGAGCGTTGGTTGGAATCTAGAGAGGAATAA
- a CDS encoding DUF1577 domain-containing protein, with the protein MEKVDRKQRDRELISEPEKRLHIIGKFLLKTELLVRDTDDHDSVELLSVSKDAKKILVQGKAPDQFKLNSRVVLYKLLARYLELECEVLEERPNNQYVLEVESVSIASRERKFPRIKPPDGSVWITNLRTSKTTIDANLFNVPTSVKVNFADYERTLKPKYDILKIDVFRSIGDKFDLVKKSGKILFIPNTQKPESYRTSDKNGYIDYEHELGDDEDVRRKIIEYANQKIKSELIVPIVYINHDEQAIPIGYVLAQNRTREIDMTDVMEIKTLSFEMVDRIRESNTILVKERFPVLDLSTGGLRVKINHPDLNDDLPRRIGFTFDIFFKMQAPLTAYGVVRSVARDADNNLYVGLSLEGNSARPGEKKRYIDNVNRLLADAGVKVSPS; encoded by the coding sequence ATGGAAAAGGTAGATCGGAAACAGAGAGATCGGGAACTCATATCTGAACCTGAAAAAAGACTCCATATTATTGGAAAATTCCTGCTGAAAACCGAGCTCTTGGTTCGAGATACGGACGATCACGATTCGGTCGAACTTCTCTCGGTCAGCAAGGACGCAAAAAAGATTCTGGTGCAAGGAAAGGCTCCGGATCAATTCAAACTCAATTCTCGCGTCGTTTTGTACAAACTTCTGGCTCGTTACCTGGAATTGGAATGCGAAGTGCTGGAAGAACGCCCTAATAATCAGTATGTGTTGGAAGTCGAATCCGTTTCTATCGCAAGTCGAGAGCGTAAATTTCCCAGGATAAAACCTCCAGACGGTTCCGTCTGGATTACAAATCTTCGTACCAGTAAAACCACGATTGATGCAAATTTGTTCAATGTCCCGACCTCGGTAAAAGTGAACTTTGCCGATTACGAGAGAACCCTAAAGCCGAAGTACGATATTCTTAAAATCGACGTATTCCGTTCCATAGGGGATAAATTCGACTTAGTCAAAAAAAGCGGTAAAATTCTGTTTATTCCGAATACTCAAAAACCGGAAAGTTACAGAACTTCCGATAAAAACGGTTACATCGATTATGAACATGAATTGGGCGACGACGAAGATGTTCGAAGAAAAATCATCGAATATGCGAATCAGAAGATCAAATCGGAACTAATTGTTCCGATCGTTTACATCAATCATGACGAACAGGCGATTCCGATCGGATACGTCCTGGCTCAAAATCGTACACGCGAAATCGATATGACTGACGTAATGGAGATCAAGACCCTTTCGTTTGAAATGGTGGATAGAATACGGGAGTCCAACACGATTTTGGTCAAAGAAAGATTCCCGGTTCTGGATCTATCGACAGGCGGCTTACGAGTAAAAATCAATCACCCCGACTTGAATGACGATTTACCTAGACGAATCGGATTTACGTTCGATATCTTCTTCAAAATGCAAGCTCCTTTGACCGCGTATGGAGTCGTCCGATCCGTAGCGAGAGACGCCGACAATAATTTGTATGTAGGGTTATCGTTGGAAGGGAACTCAGCTCGACCGGGAGAGAAAAAAAGATATATAGATAACGTCAACCGCCTCCTAGCCGATGCAGGCGTAAAAGTTTCCCCGTCTTAG
- the thiS gene encoding sulfur carrier protein ThiS, which translates to MLVNGKQVSLSDLTSPSLISLLESLKLKPEMVAIQRNGEIVKKAVWSGVVLQDGDRIEILKFVGGG; encoded by the coding sequence ATGTTGGTCAACGGTAAACAGGTGTCTCTAAGCGATCTCACTTCCCCTAGTTTGATTTCTCTGCTCGAATCTTTAAAACTAAAACCTGAAATGGTAGCGATTCAAAGAAACGGTGAAATCGTAAAAAAAGCGGTTTGGTCGGGAGTGGTTCTTCAAGACGGAGATCGAATTGAAATTTTAAAATTCGTAGGCGGCGGATGA
- a CDS encoding outer membrane lipoprotein-sorting protein, with the protein MLRFLPKSVFLSALVVLSGSLSHAQSTAEKTRVAQELVARLDQALLKADGLVKANLILIKRSGDTWTWDMSVFRKGEDSLSLFESKGRGLEYKILFKEDGELIYAFNALSRKIFRKTDEEKYENHLNTGFSFVDLSGTSYQANYNPIVQSDLEVGGKKMKRVSMRPIVPYFYSKLVLLLEPDTLRPTRLDFHDKDGVLYKTLNIKYGPVKVKSKQKVTRDEIASRLEMLDLNSGSITVLEYTEVDRDVKPDPSLFELENLNRF; encoded by the coding sequence TTGCTACGATTCCTTCCTAAATCTGTTTTTCTTTCGGCCTTGGTAGTACTGTCGGGATCGCTGAGTCATGCCCAAAGCACCGCGGAAAAAACGAGGGTAGCTCAGGAACTCGTAGCGCGTTTGGACCAAGCCTTACTAAAGGCGGACGGATTAGTTAAGGCTAATCTCATTTTAATTAAACGCTCCGGAGATACTTGGACTTGGGATATGAGCGTTTTTAGAAAGGGAGAAGATTCCCTATCTCTTTTTGAAAGTAAAGGACGCGGATTGGAATATAAGATTCTGTTTAAGGAAGACGGGGAATTAATTTATGCATTTAACGCCCTTTCACGAAAAATATTCCGAAAAACTGACGAAGAAAAATACGAAAATCACCTAAATACCGGTTTCAGTTTCGTGGATCTTTCCGGAACATCTTATCAGGCGAATTATAATCCGATCGTACAAAGCGACCTCGAAGTCGGAGGTAAGAAAATGAAACGAGTATCTATGCGTCCGATCGTTCCGTATTTTTATTCCAAATTAGTTCTACTTCTTGAGCCGGATACTTTAAGACCGACTCGATTGGATTTTCACGATAAGGACGGAGTTTTATACAAGACCTTAAACATCAAGTACGGCCCGGTAAAGGTTAAGTCTAAACAAAAAGTCACCCGGGATGAGATTGCGAGCCGACTCGAAATGCTCGATTTAAATTCCGGTTCGATTACCGTACTTGAATACACGGAGGTGGATCGAGACGTTAAGCCGGATCCGTCTCTTTTTGAATTGGAAAACTTGAATCGATTCTAA
- a CDS encoding 16S rRNA (uracil(1498)-N(3))-methyltransferase, which produces MSDSETVFFRPNFLPDSNLQLDPEEISHLKALRIFNDKKIVIVKDGKGTSYLFEVLPSAKTGKILKTEFKENTSPPAVIATAIPKGNRLEWLIQKGTELGITEFVFLTFAHSDRKDLNAERLLRVAGEACAQAKREFLPEIIGPIPLTRYLDSLQNAGNEVLLLDPKGSGKLDTNSIRGRTVLIGPEGGFREEEKELFKKYGVLGYKAGNSILRIETAGIYAAALFRASL; this is translated from the coding sequence ATGTCCGATTCGGAAACCGTTTTTTTTCGCCCGAACTTCCTTCCCGATTCAAATTTGCAACTGGATCCCGAGGAAATCTCTCACCTCAAGGCTCTTCGTATTTTTAACGATAAGAAAATCGTAATCGTTAAGGACGGAAAAGGAACTAGTTATCTTTTCGAGGTTCTTCCTTCTGCTAAGACGGGAAAGATACTCAAAACCGAATTTAAAGAAAATACATCTCCGCCGGCCGTAATTGCGACCGCAATTCCGAAAGGAAATAGACTCGAGTGGTTGATTCAAAAGGGAACAGAACTTGGAATAACGGAGTTTGTTTTTTTAACCTTCGCGCATTCGGATCGAAAGGATTTGAATGCCGAAAGGTTACTCCGAGTCGCTGGCGAGGCATGTGCCCAAGCTAAAAGGGAATTTCTTCCGGAAATCATCGGGCCTATTCCTTTAACACGATATTTGGATTCACTACAGAATGCGGGTAACGAAGTTCTGCTGCTGGATCCCAAAGGATCGGGTAAACTTGATACGAATTCCATTCGAGGTAGAACGGTTTTGATCGGTCCCGAAGGAGGTTTTCGTGAGGAAGAAAAAGAATTGTTTAAGAAATACGGAGTTCTCGGTTACAAAGCAGGAAATTCGATACTAAGAATAGAGACTGCAGGCATTTATGCGGCAGCTCTATTTCGGGCGTCGTTATAG